One Phaseolus vulgaris cultivar G19833 chromosome 4, P. vulgaris v2.0, whole genome shotgun sequence DNA window includes the following coding sequences:
- the LOC137837014 gene encoding malonyl-CoA:anthocyanidin 5-O-glucoside-6''-O-malonyltransferase-like, protein MAEQAASPEPLKVIQVCSVAPLHEPTLLPTSLPLTFFDLLWLRFPPVQRLFFYPFPHPTSSFLHSLLPSLKHSFSLTLQHFLPFAGTLTWPSHSPQPIINYLPGDTVSFTVAESHQNFNHLSSHLCEASQRHNLAPNLANSHDKSSLLAVQVTLFPNAGFCIGITTHHAAFDGKSSTMFLKSWAYICSNLQNPTTPSLPQHLTPFFDRSLIRDPSGIGELYAESWKNKNGSNNRSLKVWESLTEAPSDGLKGLFELTPSQILKLKQHGNSKMKGNVHLSTFCVTCAYVLACLVKVKQVKEENVFFIFSIDCRSRLDPPIPATYFGNCVAGGSFVVLTKELVEKDGFICALEGIVETLNRVKEEGVLKGAERFGAGMNKPRETRFFSTAGSPLFEVYGIDFGWGRPKKVDMISTDKTGAFSLSESRDISGGIEIGLVLSKAEMEDFSTLFVQGLDSL, encoded by the coding sequence ATGGCTGAACAAGCAGCATCCCCAGAACCTCTCAAAGTTATCCAAGTTTGTTCAGTGGCACCACTTCATGAACCAACCCTTCTTCCCACCTCCCTTCCACTAACCTTCTTCGACCTCTTATGGCTTCGATTTCCACCTGTTCAACGTCTCTTCTTCTATCCCTTCCCACACCCAACCTCTTCATTCCTTCACTCTCTTCTTCCCTCTCTCaaacactctttttccctcacTCTCCAACACTTTCTCCCTTTCGCCGGCACCCTCACATGGCCTTCTCACTCTCCCCAACCCATCATCAACTATCTCCCCGGTGACACTGTTTCCTTCACTGTTGCTGAGTCCCACCAAAACTTCAACCATCTTTCCTCCCATCTCTGTGAAGCATCACAACGACACAACTTAGCACCCAACTTGGCCAATTCCCATGATAAGTCATCTCTGTTGGCAGTTCAAGTCACTTTGTTCCCAAATGCTGGCTTTTGCATTGGAATCACCACACACCATGCAGCTTTCGACGGAAAATCTTCTACCATGTTCCTCAAATCATGGGCCTACATATGCTCTAACCTTCAAAACCCTACTACACCATCCTTACCTCAGCATCTTACACCTTTCTTTGACAGATCATTGATAAGAGACCCTTCTGGAATCGGTGAACTGTACGCGGAGTCGTGGAAGAATAAGAATGGTTCCAATAACCGAAGTCTCAAGGTGTGGGAGTCTCTTACGGAAGCACCAAGCGATGGACTCAAAGGTTTGTTTGAATTGACCCCTTCACAGATTCTAAAGCTCAAACAACATGGAAACTCTAAGATGAAAGGGAATGTTCATCTGTCAACCTTTTGTGTTACGTGTGCTTATGTGTTGGCGTGTTTGGTCAAAGTGAAACAAGTGAAGGAAGAAAATGtgtttttcatatttagtattGACTGTAGATCGCGGTTGGACCCTCCAATTCCTGCCACATATTTTGGAAATTGCGTTGCAGGAGGGAGCTTTGTGGTCCTGACTAAGGAGTTGGTTGAAAAAGATGGGTTCATTTGTGCTTTGGAGGGGATAGTTGAGACTTTGAACAGGGTGAAGGAAGAGGGAGTGTTGAAGGGAGCAGAAAGATTTGGTGCGGGTATGAATAAACCCAGGGAGACTAGATTCTTTTCTACTGCTGGATCTCCATTGTTTGAGGTTTATGGTATTGATTTTGGGTGGGGAAGGCCAAAGAAGGTGGATATGATATCCACAGACAAAACTGGAGCATTTTCTCTCAGTGAAAGTAGGGATATCAGTGGAGGAATTGAGATTGGACTGGTGTTAAGTAAAGCTGAGATGGAAGATTTTAGTACCCTTTTTGTTCAAGGACTTGATTCTCTTTAA